The following coding sequences are from one Bradyrhizobium sp. 200 window:
- a CDS encoding glycosyltransferase, translating into MKILLVSSGSGSRGGGEIFLNYLGSALAARGHSVVTWMPAHARMNELASQCARFSEVVRAEFCNTYDHRSRSLATVFNSRASNHVARQWAELKPDVIHVNKQNLEDGLDLLRAARVSGRPSVCTIHLTQTARYLRARGALLRDLVAWWELRKFGGDYVAVQDTRRDELSSFLGSDARTRTIFNGVPPVDSSQIRALRSTMRAELNIPDGGLLVVGVGRLVPQKRPFVFLEMAKRLHKGHPRARFVWVGDGELSGEWQAAVARNGLSDVVSCAGWKSDVRPYLAAADLLLHTAEFEGLPFAMIEAMSMGVPCAISRSVASELPFLDARNAIVYDDPGQLEHLVARPQALSEVGEAARVLMNERFSDHAMAASYEELYAGQMARGG; encoded by the coding sequence ATGAAGATCCTGCTAGTGAGCAGCGGTTCCGGATCTCGGGGAGGTGGAGAAATCTTTCTCAATTACCTTGGCAGCGCTCTGGCGGCACGCGGGCACTCGGTGGTGACGTGGATGCCAGCGCATGCGCGGATGAACGAGCTCGCTTCCCAGTGCGCCAGATTCTCCGAGGTGGTCCGGGCGGAATTCTGCAACACGTACGATCATCGATCGAGGTCGCTTGCTACCGTTTTCAACTCGCGCGCGTCAAACCATGTTGCGCGCCAATGGGCCGAGTTGAAGCCGGATGTCATTCACGTCAACAAGCAGAACCTGGAGGATGGCCTTGATCTGCTGCGCGCCGCGCGGGTCAGTGGACGCCCCTCGGTCTGTACCATCCATCTCACCCAGACTGCCCGGTATCTGCGCGCGCGGGGCGCGCTGCTGAGGGATCTCGTCGCTTGGTGGGAACTGCGGAAGTTCGGGGGCGACTATGTCGCCGTGCAGGATACCCGTCGTGACGAGTTGTCATCGTTCCTGGGATCAGACGCGCGGACCAGGACGATTTTCAACGGCGTCCCGCCGGTCGATTCAAGCCAGATACGTGCGCTTCGAAGCACGATGCGCGCCGAGCTCAATATTCCAGACGGCGGACTCCTCGTCGTGGGGGTGGGTCGGCTGGTCCCGCAAAAGAGACCATTTGTATTTCTGGAGATGGCAAAAAGGCTGCACAAGGGGCATCCGCGGGCCAGGTTTGTCTGGGTCGGAGACGGCGAATTGTCGGGCGAATGGCAGGCCGCGGTCGCCCGCAACGGCTTGTCCGACGTCGTCTCGTGCGCCGGCTGGAAGTCGGATGTGCGACCTTACCTGGCGGCGGCGGACCTGTTGCTCCACACTGCCGAATTCGAAGGCCTGCCGTTTGCCATGATCGAAGCCATGAGCATGGGCGTTCCCTGCGCCATATCTCGATCCGTCGCCTCGGAGCTGCCGTTCCTGGACGCACGCAATGCCATCGTCTATGACGATCCTGGCCAGTTGGAGCACCTGGTTGCTCGCCCGCAGGCCTTGAGTGAGGTTGGGGAAGCCGCGCGCGTCTTGATGAACGAGCGATTCTCCGATCACGCGATGGCGGCGTCCTACGAAGAGCTCTACGCCGGGCAGATGGCGAGGGGCGGATGA
- a CDS encoding O-antigen polymerase has protein sequence MTELSRSLSAGAVPKSPAVPTLIMVVGLALTWLALPSTDSESIFDTAAIGVGVALLAATAVEAAAGVRALIRTDNLMLWVFYGLTLLEFLFPQPDVNSSVSIDAATRGTGIVLLAFFGLVLGRHLVSTRSSPVAPVDFKPGHLFGLFLFAFIVGYLHIFIAINFDPIEMITQMGRPRFTQPWGRGKLGDISALLYELSLLIYLLPPIAGFMFARSKQFSVLQKLIVILVLSLTFFYAFAQGTRNVVGTYVIAMFGAYVLSKPDLKLKRLLMVGVPLAALLLFVSTLMLELRSAGGIGSLANDQRQYDTLYIDHNMVNISNLTNVFPDVVDYLGLEIPIQSIIKPIPRALWPGKPEGLSTSIEAALGTFDGVTTLACTFAGEAYMAFGFAGVLIAGLIFGAAAGRWNQVGQDRNSSFSQILYASGFLCAAMSMRSLLTMVPFMLPTLAMWVIGKFWLPKASVHAR, from the coding sequence ATGACCGAGCTATCAAGAAGCCTCAGCGCGGGGGCTGTCCCGAAAAGTCCGGCTGTTCCCACCCTGATCATGGTTGTCGGGTTGGCACTGACCTGGCTCGCCCTTCCTTCGACCGATTCGGAATCGATCTTCGATACCGCCGCGATCGGTGTGGGAGTGGCACTATTGGCCGCTACCGCGGTCGAAGCCGCCGCGGGCGTTCGCGCGTTGATCCGCACCGACAATCTGATGCTCTGGGTGTTCTACGGACTGACGCTGCTGGAATTCCTTTTCCCGCAGCCCGATGTCAACAGCAGCGTCAGCATTGATGCTGCGACGCGCGGCACGGGGATCGTTCTGCTTGCCTTCTTCGGATTGGTCCTGGGACGCCATCTGGTCTCGACGCGATCGAGTCCTGTCGCGCCGGTCGATTTCAAGCCAGGCCATCTATTCGGATTGTTCCTCTTTGCATTCATCGTTGGATACCTGCACATCTTCATCGCAATTAATTTCGATCCGATCGAGATGATCACACAGATGGGTCGGCCGAGGTTCACCCAACCGTGGGGAAGGGGAAAGCTGGGAGACATATCCGCGCTGCTGTACGAGTTGAGCCTGCTAATCTACCTGCTGCCTCCCATCGCGGGTTTCATGTTTGCTCGTTCAAAGCAGTTCTCTGTCTTGCAGAAATTGATCGTGATACTGGTCCTGTCGCTGACGTTCTTTTACGCATTTGCCCAGGGAACTCGGAACGTGGTCGGGACCTACGTCATTGCGATGTTTGGTGCGTATGTCCTGAGCAAGCCCGACCTGAAGCTGAAACGACTGCTGATGGTCGGTGTTCCGCTGGCTGCCCTGCTGCTGTTTGTCAGCACGCTGATGCTCGAGCTCAGATCCGCCGGTGGTATCGGTTCGCTTGCGAATGATCAGCGTCAGTACGACACGTTGTACATCGACCACAACATGGTCAACATCTCCAATCTGACCAACGTGTTTCCCGACGTGGTGGATTACCTGGGACTCGAAATTCCCATTCAATCAATCATCAAGCCTATTCCTCGTGCGCTCTGGCCAGGCAAGCCGGAAGGCCTGAGTACGAGTATCGAGGCGGCGCTAGGTACGTTTGATGGCGTTACCACGCTGGCCTGCACCTTCGCGGGTGAAGCGTACATGGCATTCGGGTTTGCCGGTGTCCTGATTGCCGGGCTGATTTTTGGCGCCGCCGCCGGGCGGTGGAATCAGGTCGGTCAGGACCGGAATTCCTCCTTTTCCCAGATATTATACGCATCCGGTTTCCTGTGCGCGGCCATGTCGATGCGCAGTCTGCTGACGATGGTCCCATTCATGCTGCCAACGCTGGCGATGTGGGTTATCGGCAAATTCTGGCTGCCGAAAGCGAGCGTTCACGCTCGATAG